A window of Planctomycetota bacterium contains these coding sequences:
- a CDS encoding collagen-like repeat preface domain-containing protein has product MADINITLGSGIGPQGPAGPSGTGVISVNTFTGAITLVGAGGATISAATGVSGATLTITAGSGGGGSGAVDSVNS; this is encoded by the coding sequence ATGGCCGACATCAACATTACGCTGGGCAGTGGCATTGGACCGCAAGGGCCGGCAGGGCCGAGCGGAACCGGCGTCATCAGCGTGAACACGTTCACGGGCGCGATTACGCTGGTCGGCGCAGGCGGCGCGACCATCAGCGCCGCAACTGGCGTTAGTGGCGCCACGCTCACGATCACCGCAGGCAGCGGCGGCGGCGGCAGCGGGGCCGTCGACAGCGTCAACAGCC